Proteins encoded together in one Prunus dulcis chromosome 3, ALMONDv2, whole genome shotgun sequence window:
- the LOC117622216 gene encoding chromatin remodeling protein EBS-like isoform X2 encodes MAKTKPGKKDLDSYTIKGTTKVVRTGDCVLMRPSDSDKPPYVARVEKIEADHRNNVKVRVRWYYRPEESIGGRRQFHGAKELFLSDHYDVQSAHTIEGKCTVHSFKNYTKLENVGAEDYFCRFEYKASTGGFTPDRVAVYCKCEMPYNPDDLMVQCEGCKDWFHPSCMGMTIEDAKKLEHFLCSDCSSDDDAKRSLNTFPVSPSVEAKVSLLQ; translated from the exons ATGGCCAAGACCAAACCTGGAAAAAAGGACCTGGACTCTTACACCATCAAGGGCACCACCAAAGTCGTTCGAA CTGGTGATTGTGTGTTAATGCGACCATCGGACTCCGATAAGCCTCCATATGTGGCACGCGTGGAGAAGATCGAAGCGGACCACCGCAACAACGTGAAGGTTCGGGTTCGATGGTATTATCGACCTGAGGAGTCCATCGGAGGGCGAAGACAGTTCCATGGAGCCAAGGAGCTGTTTCTATCAGACCACTATGATGTGCAGAGTGCACACACTATAGAAGGGAAGTGTACGGTGCACTCCTTCAAGAACTACACTAAGCTTGAGAATGTGGGAGCCGAGGATTACTTCTGTAGGTTTGAGTACAAGGCTTCCACTGGAGGGTTCACACCAGACCGCGTGGCTGT GTATTGTAAATGTGAGATGCCATACAATCCGGATGACCTTATGGTGCAGTGTGAGGGATGCAAGGACTG GTTTCATCCCTCTTGTATGGGTATGACCATTGAAGATGCAAAAAAGTTGGAGCACTTCTTGTGTTCTGACTGCTCATCTGATGATGATGCCAAAAGATCTTTGAATACATTTCCAGTATCACCATCTGTTGAGGCTAAG GTTTCCTTGCTTCAATGA
- the LOC117622216 gene encoding chromatin remodeling protein EBS-like isoform X1 — protein MAKTKPGKKDLDSYTIKGTTKVVRTGDCVLMRPSDSDKPPYVARVEKIEADHRNNVKVRVRWYYRPEESIGGRRQFHGAKELFLSDHYDVQSAHTIEGKCTVHSFKNYTKLENVGAEDYFCRFEYKASTGGFTPDRVAVYCKCEMPYNPDDLMVQCEGCKDWFHPSCMGMTIEDAKKLEHFLCSDCSSDDDAKRSLNTFPVSPSVEAKVEPKRRKR, from the exons ATGGCCAAGACCAAACCTGGAAAAAAGGACCTGGACTCTTACACCATCAAGGGCACCACCAAAGTCGTTCGAA CTGGTGATTGTGTGTTAATGCGACCATCGGACTCCGATAAGCCTCCATATGTGGCACGCGTGGAGAAGATCGAAGCGGACCACCGCAACAACGTGAAGGTTCGGGTTCGATGGTATTATCGACCTGAGGAGTCCATCGGAGGGCGAAGACAGTTCCATGGAGCCAAGGAGCTGTTTCTATCAGACCACTATGATGTGCAGAGTGCACACACTATAGAAGGGAAGTGTACGGTGCACTCCTTCAAGAACTACACTAAGCTTGAGAATGTGGGAGCCGAGGATTACTTCTGTAGGTTTGAGTACAAGGCTTCCACTGGAGGGTTCACACCAGACCGCGTGGCTGT GTATTGTAAATGTGAGATGCCATACAATCCGGATGACCTTATGGTGCAGTGTGAGGGATGCAAGGACTG GTTTCATCCCTCTTGTATGGGTATGACCATTGAAGATGCAAAAAAGTTGGAGCACTTCTTGTGTTCTGACTGCTCATCTGATGATGATGCCAAAAGATCTTTGAATACATTTCCAGTATCACCATCTGTTGAGGCTAAG GTGGAGCCAAAGCGCAGGAAGAGGTGA